One segment of Saccharospirillaceae bacterium DNA contains the following:
- a CDS encoding ABC transporter substrate-binding protein — MKRFLTLMLMAMLCAPFAAVAEKISMVIGLALPPYVIADQDTGIELEIVRESLAYRGHELVPVYVPFWRVLSMLEQGLTDAAMTVNEDSGIRDGVFYSQPHITYQNQAISLKSRSFPIFGIEDLAPYSILAFQNARKYLGADFAAMARDNPQYQEIALQAKQVVMLYAGRIDLVVMDKNIFNYYRQQEVRIATDADVQRFELFPPSHYKVAFVRADWRDDFDAGLKYLHESGHYEAIINRFITPSERP; from the coding sequence GTGAAACGGTTCCTTACTCTGATGTTGATGGCAATGCTTTGCGCGCCGTTTGCGGCTGTTGCGGAAAAGATCTCTATGGTGATTGGTCTGGCGTTACCGCCTTATGTCATCGCTGATCAGGATACTGGTATTGAGTTGGAAATTGTCCGTGAGTCGCTGGCTTACCGTGGCCATGAACTGGTGCCGGTGTACGTGCCTTTCTGGCGGGTATTGTCGATGTTGGAGCAGGGGCTTACCGATGCAGCGATGACGGTCAATGAAGACTCTGGTATCCGTGACGGTGTGTTCTACTCCCAGCCCCATATTACCTATCAGAATCAGGCAATTAGCCTCAAGTCACGTTCTTTTCCTATCTTTGGGATTGAGGATTTGGCACCGTATTCGATTCTTGCGTTTCAGAACGCCCGTAAATATCTTGGTGCCGATTTTGCCGCGATGGCCCGTGACAATCCACAATATCAGGAGATAGCCTTGCAGGCGAAGCAGGTCGTTATGCTGTATGCCGGGCGAATCGATCTGGTGGTTATGGATAAAAATATCTTTAACTACTATCGTCAGCAGGAAGTCCGCATTGCAACCGATGCGGATGTGCAACGCTTTGAGCTGTTTCCACCCTCGCATTACAAGGTTGCTTTTGTTCGCGCTGACTGGCGCGACGACTTCGATGCCGGGCTTAAGTATCTGCATGAATCCGGCCATTATGAAGCCATTATTAACCGCTTTATCACACCGTCAGAACGCCCTTAA
- a CDS encoding YnbE family lipoprotein, whose product MKASLLALLLIAPLSACTLKVAAPEKPITINLNVKIEHEVRVKVEKDLENLFEEDSDLF is encoded by the coding sequence ATGAAAGCATCTTTGCTTGCTCTGCTTCTGATTGCGCCGCTTAGCGCGTGCACATTAAAAGTGGCAGCCCCGGAAAAACCCATCACCATTAACCTGAATGTAAAAATAGAACATGAAGTTCGGGTTAAAGTCGAAAAAGATCTGGAAAACCTGTTTGAAGAAGACAGCGATCTGTTCTGA
- a CDS encoding M48 family metallopeptidase, whose protein sequence is MDFFSHQDQARKRTGQLVVLFSFAVITLIVLLNLLLAAVFWYSDGQYIRSGENIVQAILHYTTPMLWAQITGGVLVVIGGASLIKWLMLRGGGKTIAESLGGRLLTPDSQEFYEKRLLNVVEEMAIAAGMPVPPVYVLPDHSINAFAAGYQPSDAVIGVTKGCMEQLTRNQLQGVIAHEFSHIFNGDMRLNIRLMAILFGILFIGMIGRFIFEAALRGGGSRRSNNEKSNPIPFLALGFALIIIGYGGVFFGNLIKAAVSRQREFLADASAVQFTRDPSSIGGALKVIGHGSGSEIASPERNETSHLFFGQALPFRFGWFQTHPPIEERIQRVDQHWDGQFLAPQSRQQAEQESPEIAQQSNQAEKFAAIAGTVAAVSSVMSDAPDQMQAQTHSLTTSKQALQKLTDAAHETYSARALIFVLLLATDTRLVHEQQLDIIRQNHGQDLFKSCLRLLQLSKEINDKERLPLVEKAIPALKQLSADQYQDFRRTIVQLAKADGEIDIFEWCLYRLILRYLEPTFEEVKPVKAKHSKPEKLYPELAVVLSYLAHYGHDSQQDAVQAFSAALDAAGFDAEKLSLQSVDKTTLKPLNLALAKLTEAYPHVKGRAIKGMAACINADGELRGVELDLVRTMAAILESPVPGLFDKT, encoded by the coding sequence ATGGATTTTTTCAGCCATCAGGATCAGGCAAGAAAACGCACTGGTCAGCTGGTCGTTTTATTCTCCTTCGCCGTAATTACATTGATCGTACTGCTGAATTTGCTGCTCGCTGCGGTATTTTGGTACAGCGACGGCCAATACATACGAAGTGGTGAGAATATTGTGCAGGCCATCCTTCACTATACGACACCAATGCTATGGGCACAGATTACGGGTGGTGTATTGGTGGTGATAGGGGGTGCCAGCCTGATTAAATGGCTGATGTTACGAGGTGGAGGAAAAACGATTGCAGAATCGTTAGGTGGACGGCTATTAACTCCAGATAGCCAGGAATTCTATGAAAAACGTCTGTTAAATGTCGTTGAAGAAATGGCCATCGCTGCCGGCATGCCGGTACCACCGGTATATGTTCTGCCAGATCACAGCATTAATGCTTTTGCAGCTGGCTACCAACCATCTGATGCCGTGATTGGTGTCACCAAAGGCTGTATGGAACAGTTAACCCGTAATCAGCTGCAAGGGGTAATCGCGCACGAATTCAGTCATATTTTTAATGGCGATATGCGTCTTAATATTCGCCTTATGGCAATTCTTTTTGGTATTTTATTTATCGGTATGATTGGCCGATTTATTTTTGAAGCCGCGTTACGTGGCGGTGGAAGCCGTCGCTCAAATAACGAAAAGAGTAATCCAATCCCCTTTCTGGCATTGGGTTTTGCTTTGATTATTATTGGTTATGGCGGCGTATTTTTTGGTAATTTAATTAAAGCTGCGGTCTCACGTCAGAGAGAATTTTTAGCCGACGCATCGGCAGTTCAGTTCACCCGTGATCCATCCAGTATCGGCGGTGCACTAAAAGTCATTGGACATGGTTCTGGTTCTGAAATTGCTTCACCGGAGCGAAATGAAACATCGCATTTATTTTTTGGTCAGGCACTACCATTTCGTTTTGGTTGGTTTCAGACACACCCTCCAATTGAAGAACGTATTCAGCGTGTTGATCAACATTGGGATGGTCAGTTCCTGGCGCCACAATCGCGTCAGCAGGCAGAGCAGGAATCTCCGGAGATTGCTCAACAAAGTAACCAGGCTGAAAAGTTCGCTGCGATTGCCGGAACCGTCGCTGCAGTCAGTTCTGTAATGAGCGATGCGCCAGACCAAATGCAAGCACAAACACACTCGTTAACTACCTCCAAACAAGCATTGCAAAAACTCACCGACGCGGCACATGAAACTTACAGTGCCAGAGCGCTGATTTTTGTCTTATTACTGGCCACCGATACACGCCTCGTACATGAGCAACAATTGGATATAATTCGTCAAAATCATGGCCAGGATTTATTCAAGAGTTGCTTACGCTTGCTGCAGCTAAGCAAAGAGATAAATGATAAAGAACGTCTGCCATTGGTGGAGAAGGCCATCCCGGCATTAAAACAATTATCGGCAGATCAATATCAGGACTTTCGCCGTACCATTGTTCAGCTAGCCAAAGCCGATGGTGAAATCGATATTTTTGAATGGTGTTTATATCGTCTGATTTTACGTTATCTCGAACCAACATTTGAGGAAGTAAAACCGGTTAAAGCAAAACACAGTAAGCCAGAAAAACTTTACCCGGAATTAGCCGTAGTGCTGTCATATCTGGCACATTATGGTCACGATTCACAGCAAGATGCTGTTCAAGCTTTCTCTGCGGCATTAGATGCGGCAGGTTTTGATGCAGAAAAACTCTCACTACAGAGTGTCGATAAGACAACATTAAAGCCTCTCAATCTGGCATTGGCCAAACTGACCGAAGCCTACCCTCACGTGAAAGGGCGCGCAATTAAAGGTATGGCTGCGTGCATAAATGCTGATGGTGAATTGCGCGGTGTTGAACTGGATTTGGTACGTACAATGGCAGCCATTCTGGAGAGCCCGGTGCCTGGATTATTTGATAAAACATGA
- a CDS encoding LemA family protein, producing MDMNTIIVLVVIALLIVYVIGIYNKLVTLKNRYENGFSQIEVQLKRRYDLIPNLVETAKAYLKHESETLEAVVAARNEAAAGLKAAAQHPGAADAMQQLAGAEGVLANAMGKLNVTMEAYPDLKANQNMMQVSEELSSTENKIAFARQAFNDAVTAYNTYRQSFPPVFFASKFGHPVDAELLEFEDSAQIQAAPKVSF from the coding sequence ATGGATATGAATACCATCATTGTGCTGGTTGTCATTGCTCTGTTGATTGTTTATGTCATCGGTATCTACAACAAGCTGGTGACTCTGAAAAATCGTTATGAAAATGGCTTTTCACAGATCGAAGTACAACTAAAGCGTCGTTATGACCTGATCCCGAATCTGGTTGAAACCGCGAAGGCTTATCTCAAGCACGAGAGTGAAACTTTGGAGGCCGTTGTTGCTGCGCGTAATGAAGCCGCAGCAGGTTTAAAAGCCGCCGCACAACACCCCGGCGCAGCAGACGCGATGCAGCAACTTGCCGGTGCAGAAGGTGTGCTAGCAAATGCCATGGGGAAACTGAATGTCACCATGGAGGCCTACCCGGATCTGAAAGCCAACCAGAATATGATGCAGGTGTCGGAAGAACTGAGCAGCACGGAAAATAAAATTGCCTTTGCCCGCCAGGCATTTAACGATGCCGTTACGGCATACAACACCTACCGCCAGTCTTTCCCGCCGGTATTCTTTGCCAGTAAATTTGGTCATCCGGTGGATGCCGAATTACTTGAGTTTGAAGACAGCGCTCAGATTCAGGCAGCGCCTAAAGTTTCTTTCTAA
- a CDS encoding YdbL family protein has product MKKVTLLVTALLLSVSSWALDLSQAKSQNLVGEKSNGYLGLIVSSNTAAAALVTDINRKRKAKYQSIANKQNTQLAKIEKIAGEKLTAKAKAAGQAFQNASGSWTK; this is encoded by the coding sequence ATGAAAAAAGTCACGTTGTTGGTCACTGCGCTGTTGCTCTCTGTCAGCAGCTGGGCGCTGGATCTGTCTCAGGCAAAAAGTCAAAACCTGGTTGGCGAAAAATCCAACGGTTACCTGGGGTTAATCGTCAGCAGTAATACCGCGGCAGCCGCTCTGGTTACCGACATTAACCGCAAGCGCAAAGCCAAGTATCAAAGCATTGCCAACAAGCAGAACACCCAACTGGCTAAGATCGAAAAAATTGCCGGTGAAAAATTAACCGCAAAAGCCAAAGCTGCAGGCCAGGCTTTTCAGAACGCCAGCGGCAGCTGGACCAAATAA
- a CDS encoding ATP-binding cassette domain-containing protein, with the protein MLRWLWQFVRPYKLRLTIAVVALVMTAGLTLGLGQGVRLMVDNGFAAQSTEGLADALSIFGVLVVLVSIGAYFRFFMISWLGERVVADIRKQLYQHLVSLPPSFFEDNLAGEIQSRVTTDTTLLQTVIGSSFSFALRNALTFIGGITLMFISNLKLSLIVLVAVPLIVFPMIYFGRKVKKLSRDSQDKIASVGAWAGESLQHIKVVQAFTREDIVTQQFGDAAEGAFDVALRRIRQRAFLIMLVMMLVMGSVAGMLYIGGSDVIAGELSGGELAAFVFYAIMVAGSLAAVTEVYGEVQRATGAAERIRELLATEAEIQSPEQNEPTPTVSEAESLLSFQQVGYHYPSRPDRQAIVDLTLEVKPGERIALVGPSGAGKSTLFDLLLRFRDPQQGDILLHGKRIKDWNLQELRRQFALVPQQPVLFSANVWDNLKYGNPNATETEILAAAKAAYADEFIEQLPEQYQSFLGEQGVKLSGGQKQRLAIARAILRDPEILLLDEATSALDAQCEHLVRQALDELMKDRTTFIIAHRLATVAHVDRIAVFDHGRLVAIGSHRQLLHDSPLYKRLAELQFNNEPMSPASGHA; encoded by the coding sequence ATGCTGCGCTGGCTTTGGCAATTTGTTCGCCCTTATAAACTTCGTTTAACCATTGCTGTTGTGGCGTTGGTAATGACTGCTGGTTTGACTCTGGGGTTAGGCCAAGGCGTACGGCTAATGGTCGATAATGGTTTTGCCGCACAATCTACCGAGGGTTTGGCAGATGCTCTGAGTATCTTTGGCGTATTGGTGGTGCTGGTCTCGATCGGTGCCTATTTTCGTTTTTTTATGATTTCCTGGCTGGGGGAGCGGGTGGTGGCGGATATCCGTAAGCAGCTGTATCAGCATCTGGTCAGTCTGCCACCGAGCTTCTTTGAAGATAATTTGGCCGGTGAGATTCAGAGCCGGGTAACCACTGATACTACGTTGTTACAAACTGTGATTGGTTCGTCGTTCTCTTTTGCTTTGCGAAACGCGCTGACCTTTATTGGTGGCATCACGCTGATGTTTATCAGCAATTTAAAGCTCAGTTTAATTGTTTTGGTTGCGGTGCCTTTGATTGTTTTTCCGATGATTTATTTTGGCCGGAAGGTGAAAAAATTATCCCGTGACAGTCAGGATAAAATCGCCAGTGTTGGCGCCTGGGCCGGTGAAAGTCTGCAGCATATTAAAGTCGTTCAGGCCTTTACCCGTGAGGATATTGTCACTCAACAGTTTGGCGATGCCGCCGAAGGGGCATTTGATGTAGCGTTACGGCGTATACGCCAGCGGGCGTTTTTAATTATGCTGGTGATGATGCTAGTGATGGGTTCTGTCGCGGGTATGTTGTACATCGGCGGCAGCGATGTTATTGCGGGTGAACTGTCTGGTGGCGAGCTGGCTGCCTTCGTGTTTTACGCCATTATGGTGGCTGGCTCATTAGCGGCAGTAACCGAAGTCTATGGCGAAGTACAACGCGCTACCGGTGCGGCAGAACGTATCCGCGAGTTATTAGCCACCGAGGCGGAAATACAATCGCCTGAACAGAATGAACCAACGCCAACTGTAAGCGAAGCCGAGTCACTATTAAGCTTTCAACAGGTGGGTTATCACTACCCATCCCGCCCGGATCGACAGGCTATTGTGGATTTGACCTTAGAAGTTAAACCCGGTGAACGGATCGCCTTGGTAGGACCTTCTGGGGCGGGAAAATCTACTTTGTTTGATTTATTACTGCGTTTTCGCGACCCCCAGCAGGGCGATATTTTATTACATGGAAAACGCATAAAAGACTGGAACCTGCAGGAGCTGCGACGCCAGTTTGCCCTGGTGCCACAACAGCCCGTATTATTCAGTGCCAACGTCTGGGATAACCTGAAATACGGTAACCCCAATGCCACCGAAACGGAAATTCTTGCTGCAGCCAAAGCCGCTTATGCCGATGAGTTTATCGAACAATTACCTGAGCAATATCAGTCGTTCCTTGGTGAACAAGGCGTAAAATTATCTGGTGGTCAGAAGCAGCGTCTGGCCATTGCCCGCGCAATATTGCGCGACCCTGAAATTTTACTGCTGGACGAAGCCACCAGTGCACTGGATGCTCAATGTGAACATCTGGTGCGGCAGGCGCTGGATGAGTTAATGAAAGACCGAACGACCTTTATTATTGCTCATCGCCTCGCAACCGTAGCGCACGTTGATCGTATTGCTGTGTTTGATCATGGCCGCCTGGTGGCGATTGGTAGCCACCGGCAGTTATTGCATGATTCGCCTTTGTATAAACGTTTGGCAGAGTTGCAGTTTAATAACGAACCCATGTCACCCGCATCCGGACATGCCTGA